Proteins co-encoded in one Armatimonadota bacterium genomic window:
- a CDS encoding HIT domain-containing protein, whose amino-acid sequence MNVLWAPWRGVYVMAPKPDGCIFCDALAAGDDRGRLIVHRAAHAFIMLNQFPYNSGHVMVVPYRHAARLDALTGDEAGALVTVTALAVRALEAALAPQGFNIGLNLGRAAGAGVEDHLHVHVVPRWVGDTNFMPVLAATKVLPQHLTETYDRLQAALVTTSRAQVQLDPKHPDRGC is encoded by the coding sequence ATGAACGTGCTGTGGGCCCCGTGGCGCGGCGTCTACGTCATGGCGCCCAAGCCCGACGGCTGCATCTTCTGCGACGCGCTCGCCGCCGGCGACGACCGGGGCCGGCTCATCGTCCACCGCGCGGCCCACGCGTTCATCATGCTCAACCAGTTTCCGTACAACAGCGGACACGTGATGGTCGTCCCCTACCGCCACGCCGCCCGGCTGGACGCGCTGACCGGCGACGAGGCCGGCGCGCTGGTGACCGTCACCGCGCTGGCGGTGCGCGCGCTCGAGGCCGCGCTGGCCCCCCAGGGGTTCAACATCGGCCTGAACCTGGGGCGGGCGGCGGGGGCAGGGGTGGAGGACCACCTGCACGTGCACGTGGTCCCCCGATGGGTGGGTGACACGAACTTCATGCCGGTGCTGGCGGCGACCAAGGTGCTACCCCAGCACCTGACGGAGACCTACGATCGGCTGCAGGCTGCGCTGGTGACCACGTCGCGTGCCCAGGTGCAGCTCGATCCGAAACACCCTGACCGAGGGTGTTGA
- the rnc gene encoding ribonuclease III → MVRPLRGPSPPDETGAVGEVLSQERLAQLAQLEERLGVRFRDRSLLDLALRHGSFSHERGAPLKSYERLEFLGDAVLSLVVSDDLYRRYPDVDEGGLAKQRARLVNEAALASIARRLGLARYILLGKGEEKGGGRQRPALLADAVEAVIGAIYMDSGYGVAHAVVSRWIADLAEEMQRAGQDFKSQLQERLQRRGQMPRYRITQEEGPNHARVFVAVVEAGGKLLGEGRGRSKKEAEQAAAAQALARLDRGGP, encoded by the coding sequence ATGGTGAGACCCCTGCGCGGCCCGAGCCCGCCGGACGAGACCGGCGCCGTCGGCGAGGTGCTCTCGCAGGAGCGGCTGGCGCAGCTGGCGCAGCTGGAGGAGCGCCTGGGCGTGCGCTTTCGCGACCGCTCGCTGCTGGACCTGGCGCTGCGCCACGGGTCGTTCAGTCACGAGCGCGGCGCCCCGCTGAAGAGCTACGAGCGGCTGGAGTTCCTGGGCGACGCGGTGCTGAGCCTGGTGGTCAGCGACGACCTCTACCGCCGGTATCCCGACGTGGACGAGGGCGGGCTCGCCAAGCAGCGGGCGCGCCTGGTCAACGAGGCGGCCCTGGCCTCCATCGCGCGCCGGCTGGGGCTGGCGCGGTACATCCTGCTCGGGAAGGGGGAGGAGAAGGGCGGCGGTCGCCAGCGGCCGGCACTGCTGGCCGACGCGGTGGAGGCGGTGATCGGCGCCATCTACATGGACTCCGGCTACGGCGTGGCGCACGCGGTGGTGTCCCGGTGGATCGCCGACCTGGCCGAGGAGATGCAGCGCGCCGGCCAGGACTTCAAGAGCCAGCTCCAGGAGCGCCTGCAGCGGCGGGGGCAGATGCCGCGCTACCGCATCACGCAGGAAGAAGGCCCCAACCATGCCCGCGTCTTCGTGGCGGTGGTGGAGGCGGGCGGCAAGCTCCTGGGCGAGGGGCGCGGCCGCAGCAAGAAGGAAGCGGAGCAGGCCGCGGCCGCGCAGGCGCTGGCGCGCCTGGACCGGGGCGGGCCATGA
- the fabF gene encoding beta-ketoacyl-ACP synthase II, producing the protein MAPTRRRVVVTGLGVVTPLGIGHQAFWAGLVAGRSGVRRITAFDPSGFATQIAAEVPDFDPTAFMDRKEARRNDRFVQFAYAAARLALEDAGFTITAANATRVGVVIGSGMGGVITWEAQHRTLIERGPDRVSPFFVPMVIGNMASGVTAILIGAKGPSQGVVTACATGGNAIGDAARLIQYGEADAMLAGGSEAAITPLSLAGFAAMKAMTTRNDDPAGASRPFDATRDGFVMGEGAGVVLLEALEVAERRGAPIYAELVGYGTSTDAHHITQPDPEGDGASRAMAAALRDAGLPPEAVDYINAHGTGTSYNDRLETLAIKRAFGPHARRLAVSSTKSMTGHLLGAAGGVEAIACCLALRHQVIPPTINYRVADPECDLDYVPNTARPARLRTVMSNAFGFGGHNATLVLRAVW; encoded by the coding sequence GTGGCACCCACGCGGCGGCGGGTCGTCGTGACCGGGCTGGGGGTCGTCACCCCCCTGGGCATCGGCCATCAGGCCTTCTGGGCCGGGCTGGTGGCCGGACGGTCCGGCGTCCGGCGCATCACGGCGTTCGACCCCTCGGGGTTCGCCACGCAGATCGCCGCGGAGGTGCCGGACTTCGACCCCACGGCGTTCATGGACCGTAAGGAAGCACGGCGCAACGACCGGTTCGTGCAGTTCGCCTACGCGGCCGCCCGCTTGGCGCTGGAGGACGCGGGGTTTACCATCACGGCCGCCAACGCCACGCGGGTGGGCGTCGTCATCGGCTCGGGCATGGGCGGGGTCATCACCTGGGAGGCCCAGCACCGTACCCTCATCGAGCGCGGCCCCGACCGCGTCTCGCCGTTCTTCGTGCCCATGGTCATCGGGAACATGGCCAGCGGCGTGACCGCCATCCTAATCGGGGCCAAGGGGCCCAGCCAGGGCGTGGTGACCGCGTGCGCCACGGGCGGGAACGCCATCGGTGATGCGGCGCGCCTCATCCAGTACGGCGAGGCCGACGCGATGCTGGCCGGCGGGTCGGAGGCCGCCATCACGCCGCTGTCGCTGGCGGGGTTTGCGGCGATGAAGGCGATGACGACCCGCAACGACGACCCGGCGGGCGCATCACGGCCGTTCGACGCCACCCGGGACGGGTTCGTCATGGGCGAGGGCGCCGGGGTGGTGCTCCTGGAGGCCCTGGAGGTGGCCGAGCGGCGTGGCGCGCCCATCTACGCCGAACTCGTCGGGTACGGCACCAGCACCGACGCCCACCACATCACCCAGCCCGACCCCGAGGGCGACGGCGCGTCCCGTGCCATGGCGGCGGCGTTGCGCGATGCCGGGCTCCCCCCCGAGGCGGTGGACTACATCAACGCCCACGGGACCGGCACGTCCTACAACGACCGCCTGGAGACGCTGGCCATCAAGCGCGCCTTCGGGCCCCACGCCCGCCGGCTCGCCGTCAGCTCCACCAAGTCGATGACCGGCCACCTGCTGGGCGCCGCCGGCGGCGTCGAGGCGATCGCCTGTTGTCTGGCGCTGCGCCATCAGGTGATCCCCCCGACCATCAACTACCGGGTGGCCGACCCCGAGTGCGACCTGGACTACGTCCCCAACACCGCGCGCCCGGCGCGGCTCCGCACCGTCATGTCCAACGCCTTTGGCTTCGGGGGCCACAACGCCACCCTGGTGCTCCGGGCCGTATGGTGA
- the acpP gene encoding acyl carrier protein codes for MASVFERVRARVAHQLGVEEETITRESSFVEDLGADSLDVVELVMALEEEFEIEIPDEQAEKIVTVGDAVKFIEAHMKDQAQ; via the coding sequence ATGGCGTCGGTGTTCGAACGTGTGCGCGCGCGGGTGGCGCACCAGCTCGGCGTGGAGGAGGAGACGATCACCCGGGAGTCGTCCTTCGTCGAGGACCTGGGCGCCGACTCGCTGGACGTGGTGGAGCTGGTGATGGCGCTCGAGGAGGAGTTCGAGATCGAAATCCCCGACGAACAGGCCGAGAAGATCGTGACGGTCGGGGACGCAGTGAAGTTCATCGAGGCCCACATGAAGGACCAGGCCCAGTAG
- the fabG gene encoding 3-oxoacyl-[acyl-carrier-protein] reductase produces MGVLDGRVAVVTGASGGIGSRIAVALAREGAAVIVHYAHRQEAAEAVVAEIAALGGRARAVAADLTSPEQAAAVVAAATDTFGRLDILVNNAGTTRDGLVLRMTDADWQQVLATNLSGAFYCIRAALREFLRQRSGRIINVASAAGQAGNAGQANYVAAKAGLIGLTRAVAREVGSRGITVNAVAPGYIAAGMTERLPPEVRARYLQQIPLGRAGTPEEVAAAVVFLASDAAAYITGQVLNVDGGMIMH; encoded by the coding sequence ATGGGGGTGCTGGACGGCCGTGTGGCCGTGGTCACCGGCGCCTCGGGCGGCATCGGCAGCCGGATCGCCGTGGCGCTCGCCCGGGAGGGCGCGGCCGTGATCGTGCACTACGCGCACCGCCAGGAGGCCGCCGAGGCGGTGGTGGCGGAGATCGCCGCGCTGGGTGGCCGCGCGCGCGCCGTCGCCGCCGACCTGACGTCGCCCGAGCAGGCCGCAGCCGTGGTGGCGGCCGCCACCGACACGTTCGGCCGGCTCGACATCCTGGTGAACAACGCCGGCACGACCCGCGACGGGCTGGTGCTCCGGATGACGGACGCGGACTGGCAGCAGGTGCTGGCCACGAACCTCTCGGGAGCGTTCTACTGCATCCGGGCGGCGTTGCGCGAGTTCCTCCGGCAGCGCAGCGGGCGTATCATCAACGTCGCCTCGGCGGCCGGCCAGGCGGGCAACGCCGGGCAGGCCAACTACGTGGCCGCCAAAGCCGGGCTCATCGGCCTGACCCGGGCCGTGGCGCGCGAGGTCGGCTCCCGGGGCATCACCGTGAACGCCGTGGCGCCCGGGTACATCGCAGCCGGCATGACGGAGCGCCTGCCGCCCGAGGTGAGGGCGCGCTACCTTCAGCAGATCCCCCTGGGCCGGGCAGGGACGCCGGAGGAGGTGGCGGCGGCCGTGGTGTTCCTGGCCTCCGACGCGGCGGCGTACATCACGGGGCAGGTCTTGAACGTCGACGGTGGTATGATCATGCATTGA
- the fabD gene encoding ACP S-malonyltransferase, translating into MIAFVFPGQGAQHVGMGVAMADRFPQARRVFDEASAAIDLDLLALCRDGPDEVLRETENTQPALLACSWAIAAVLIAHGIAPRYAAGLSLGEYTALVAAGALDLADAVRVVRLRGRYMQEAVAGRATAMAAVLGLDVDTVDGVCREVTGVVEVANINAPGQVVIAGDRAAVDAACARLRALGARRAVPLAVSAPFHTSLMEAAAARLAPVLAAVPLRDAAIPVVANVTGEPVQDAQTIRQLLIAQVARPVRWEQSVRRLHGLGATTFVEAGPGTTLAGLVRRTLPQARVLSVATPADLDAARAVLADAVGADAGDARG; encoded by the coding sequence GTGATCGCGTTCGTGTTTCCCGGCCAGGGCGCGCAGCACGTCGGCATGGGCGTCGCCATGGCCGACCGGTTCCCGCAGGCGCGCCGGGTCTTCGACGAGGCCAGCGCTGCCATCGACCTGGACCTGCTGGCGCTGTGCCGCGACGGCCCCGACGAGGTGCTGCGCGAGACCGAGAACACCCAGCCGGCGTTGCTGGCCTGCAGTTGGGCCATTGCGGCGGTCCTGATCGCCCACGGGATCGCCCCGCGGTACGCGGCCGGCCTCAGTCTGGGCGAGTACACGGCGCTGGTGGCCGCGGGTGCTCTGGACCTGGCCGATGCCGTGCGGGTGGTGCGGCTCCGCGGACGCTACATGCAGGAGGCCGTGGCCGGGCGCGCCACCGCCATGGCGGCGGTGCTGGGGCTGGACGTCGACACCGTGGACGGCGTCTGCCGCGAGGTGACCGGCGTGGTGGAGGTCGCCAACATCAACGCGCCCGGCCAGGTGGTCATTGCGGGCGACCGGGCGGCCGTCGACGCTGCCTGTGCACGTCTGCGGGCCCTGGGTGCCCGGCGTGCGGTGCCCCTGGCGGTCAGCGCGCCGTTCCACACGTCGCTCATGGAGGCGGCAGCCGCGCGGCTCGCGCCAGTCCTCGCCGCGGTGCCGCTGCGGGATGCTGCGATCCCGGTCGTCGCCAACGTCACGGGCGAGCCGGTGCAGGACGCGCAGACCATCCGCCAGCTCCTGATCGCCCAGGTCGCGCGCCCGGTGCGCTGGGAGCAGTCAGTGCGTCGGCTGCATGGGCTTGGCGCCACGACGTTCGTCGAAGCCGGACCCGGAACGACCCTGGCCGGTCTCGTCCGCCGGACGCTCCCGCAGGCGCGTGTGCTCTCGGTGGCGACCCCCGCCGACCTGGATGCGGCCCGCGCGGTCCTGGCCGACGCTGTGGGCGCCGACGCGGGCGACGCGCGCGGGTAA
- a CDS encoding beta-ketoacyl-ACP synthase III, with product MSTVHPVPRVQAATRTATRRGATIAGMGRSIPARVVTNRELERLVDTSDEWIVTRTGIRERRVAPDGVATSDLAVEAARDALRDAGLDARDVDLILVGTASPDMLFPATACLVQHQLGAVRAGAFDVSAACSSWAYAVAMGHAAIAAGTADTVLVIGAETLSRITDWTDRATCVLFGDAAAAVVLRPCAAGEGFLAFHLGADGGGAQLISLPAGGSRRPASPETVAAREHFIKMNGREVYKFAVRAIPRALEQVVAQAGYTVDEVDCFIPHQANLRIIEAAARRLGQPLEKFFINVDRYGNTSAASVPVALYEAVEQGRVRPGDLVAFVAFGGGLTWGAAAMRWTAGPRGGRPQTP from the coding sequence ATGAGCACGGTCCATCCCGTTCCGCGGGTGCAGGCTGCAACGCGGACCGCCACGCGGCGAGGCGCGACCATCGCCGGCATGGGTCGGAGCATCCCGGCCAGGGTGGTGACCAACCGCGAGCTCGAGCGGCTGGTCGACACCAGCGACGAGTGGATCGTCACCCGCACCGGCATTCGCGAGCGGCGCGTCGCACCCGACGGGGTCGCCACCTCCGACCTGGCCGTCGAGGCCGCCCGGGACGCGCTGCGGGACGCGGGGCTGGACGCCCGTGACGTGGATCTCATCCTGGTGGGCACCGCGTCGCCCGACATGCTGTTTCCCGCCACCGCCTGCCTGGTGCAACACCAGCTGGGGGCGGTGCGGGCAGGCGCCTTCGACGTCTCGGCGGCGTGCAGCAGCTGGGCGTACGCCGTCGCGATGGGGCACGCCGCCATCGCTGCCGGCACGGCCGACACCGTGCTGGTGATCGGTGCCGAGACCCTCTCCCGCATCACGGACTGGACCGACCGCGCTACGTGCGTGCTGTTCGGCGACGCGGCCGCCGCGGTGGTACTGCGCCCCTGCGCGGCCGGCGAGGGATTTCTCGCCTTTCACCTGGGCGCCGACGGTGGGGGGGCCCAGCTCATCTCCCTGCCCGCGGGCGGCTCGCGCCGGCCGGCCAGCCCGGAGACGGTGGCGGCGCGGGAGCACTTCATCAAGATGAACGGCCGGGAAGTGTACAAGTTCGCCGTGCGGGCCATTCCGCGGGCGCTGGAGCAGGTGGTGGCCCAGGCGGGGTACACGGTCGACGAGGTGGACTGCTTCATCCCCCACCAGGCCAACCTGCGGATCATCGAGGCGGCGGCCCGCCGCCTCGGCCAGCCGCTGGAGAAGTTCTTCATCAACGTGGACCGGTACGGGAACACTTCCGCCGCGTCGGTCCCGGTGGCGCTCTACGAGGCCGTAGAGCAAGGGCGGGTGCGTCCGGGCGACCTGGTGGCGTTCGTGGCGTTCGGCGGGGGATTGACGTGGGGCGCGGCGGCGATGCGCTGGACGGCAGGGCCCAGGGGAGGTCGGCCGCAGACGCCGTGA
- the rpmF gene encoding 50S ribosomal protein L32, translating into MAQKRRHPHSWTGHRRSRWTLAPVTLVTCPQCKARVLPHRVCPSCGTYAGREVVAPSARSGAKKKRKEA; encoded by the coding sequence GTGGCGCAGAAACGACGACATCCCCATTCGTGGACCGGACACCGGCGGAGCCGCTGGACGCTTGCGCCCGTCACCCTCGTCACGTGCCCGCAGTGCAAGGCTCGCGTGCTCCCGCACCGGGTCTGCCCCTCGTGCGGTACCTACGCCGGGCGGGAGGTCGTCGCTCCCTCCGCGCGGTCTGGCGCGAAGAAGAAGAGGAAGGAAGCCTAG